In Carnobacterium sp. CP1, the following are encoded in one genomic region:
- a CDS encoding DUF1648 domain-containing protein yields MSLFIGFMISLFLLIGLITGLTPFMGRKSSQFGVSLPENYQEDPQLKKWMKQYCFITVLSSVLFSLPFLWFTRNKDAVQTEMQLGIYSVVGIAAVLAVSGLAYLVIHKKVSTWKKNLPKTADQDSGQEIVVELNYRKKGTTISNTLIIISNLIIISGTAFATWLNYQQIPETFPIHWGIDFKPDRFATKSVKTVFGLLAVQLIMIIIFVISNYSIKNAKQSLNPKNASVSSLKNRLFRQAWSRFTLVISMLTQLLMSALQLATVFVNDVEIQWFIYLTIGYTILVIVYAIVLSMKYGQGGERLKMADSLEEKDILEYRYNEDQYWKLGVFYYNPADPSIWVEKRFGVGTTTNFARWQSWAIIVGILILAFSPLLFL; encoded by the coding sequence ATGAGTTTATTCATAGGTTTTATGATCAGTTTATTTTTATTGATTGGACTCATAACTGGGTTGACTCCATTCATGGGACGTAAAAGCAGTCAATTTGGCGTTAGTTTACCGGAAAATTATCAAGAAGACCCTCAGTTAAAAAAGTGGATGAAACAGTATTGTTTCATTACGGTTTTGAGCAGTGTACTTTTTTCGTTGCCGTTTTTATGGTTTACCCGTAATAAAGATGCCGTACAAACAGAGATGCAGTTAGGCATTTACAGCGTAGTGGGGATAGCAGCAGTCTTAGCTGTCAGTGGATTAGCCTATTTGGTGATCCATAAAAAAGTGTCCACATGGAAAAAGAACTTGCCTAAAACAGCCGATCAAGACAGTGGGCAAGAAATAGTTGTAGAATTGAATTATCGGAAAAAGGGGACAACTATTTCAAACACACTGATTATCATCAGTAATTTAATCATTATTAGCGGTACGGCTTTTGCCACTTGGCTAAATTATCAACAGATCCCTGAAACGTTTCCCATTCATTGGGGAATCGATTTTAAACCCGATCGCTTTGCAACAAAATCAGTTAAAACTGTTTTTGGTTTACTAGCTGTGCAGTTGATCATGATCATTATTTTTGTGATCAGCAATTATTCCATAAAAAATGCAAAGCAATCATTGAATCCTAAAAACGCATCAGTTTCTAGTTTAAAGAATCGTTTGTTTCGGCAAGCATGGTCCCGTTTTACTTTGGTGATCTCCATGTTAACTCAATTGTTGATGAGTGCGCTCCAACTTGCTACTGTATTCGTTAACGATGTAGAGATTCAATGGTTTATTTACCTAACAATCGGCTATACCATACTTGTGATCGTTTATGCCATAGTTTTATCGATGAAGTATGGGCAAGGTGGGGAACGATTAAAGATGGCGGATTCTTTAGAAGAAAAAGATATTTTAGAATACCGTTACAATGAAGATCAGTACTGGAAATTAGGGGTTTTTTATTACAATCCTGCTGATCCGTCTATTTGGGTAGAAAAAAGGTTTGGTGTTGGAACAACAACCAACTTTGCCCGCTGGCAAAGTTGGGCGATCATCGTTGGTATCTTGATCTTAGCTTTTTCACCACTCTTATTTTTATAG